A single Cottoperca gobio chromosome 5, fCotGob3.1, whole genome shotgun sequence DNA region contains:
- the LOC115008014 gene encoding uncharacterized protein LOC115008014 yields the protein MKQLYVPIALAVMSALVITATPTRRTTRMPTTGAPGRNLNGKMFTLSGNGGKILFYPPGTSPISSYTTRPYSTTSRPYSTTSRPYKTTTTTRPYKTTTTTRPYKTTTRPYSTTTRPYPTTTAPSTPGVSVCLRYLTDTLKLTLSPSTNPLQLRVSAAGSYILDSYRYKRLFFQTDIWFWSNIRRDIWTRVCLTVDNTKKVAQVFSGSNISIRKLLQYDWSGVPVIDIADVEGQVTDLQVWDYPLQKIEVLNYMTRGDVSGPYHGSVLSWSDISYSTSGNTLLEEDDAYRSPPGQPMRSSSGRKRCRQKGEKKSREFLNVVERNREQLK from the exons ATGAAGCAGCTTTATGTCCCCATTGCTTTGGCAGTGATGTCAGCATTGGTGATCACAGCAACTCCGACGAGAAGAACTACAAGAATGCCCACAACAg GAGCACCTGGAAGAAATTTAAACGGGAAGATGTTCACTTTGTCTGGAAATGGAGGAAAAATATTGTTCTATCCTCCCGGGACTAGTCCAATCTCTAGCTACACCACCCGCCCCTACTCCACCACCTCCCGCCCCTACTCCACCACCTCCCGCCCCTACaaaaccaccaccaccacccgcCCCTACaaaaccaccaccaccacccgcCCCTACAAAACCACCACCCGCCCCTACTCCACCACCACCCGCCCCTACCCTACGACCACAGCACCTTCTACACCAG gtgtgtccgtgtgtctgcGTTACCTGACCGACACCTTAAAGTTAACACTCAGTCCATCCACAAACCCTCTGCAACTGAGAGTCAGCGCTGCGGGCTCGTACATACTGGACAGTTATCGTTACAAAAGACTGTTCTTTCAAACTGATATATGGTTCTGGTCAAACATCAGAAGGGACATCTGGACCAGAGTCTGCTTGACGGTGGACAACACGAAGAAGGTGGCGCAGGTGTTTAGCGGCTCGAACATTAGCATCAGGAAGCTGCTTCAG tatgACTGGTCAGGTGTGCCTGTGATTGATATTGCAGATGTTGAAGGTCAGGTGACAGATCTCCAGGTTTGGGATTATCCTCTCCAAAAGATAGAAGTCCTCAACTACATGACCCGCGGCGACGTCTCCGg gCCGTACCACGGCTCCGTCCTCTCCTGGTCCGACATCAGCTACTCCACGAGTGGAAACACTCTGTTGGAGGAGGACGACGCCTATAGGTCGCCGCCAGGACAGCCAATGAGGAGCAGCAGTGGGAGGAAAAGATGTCGGcaaaagggagagaagaagtCCAGAGAGTTTTTGAATGTGGTGGAGCGTAACAGAGAACAGCTTAAATGA
- the dennd6a gene encoding protein DENND6A, which yields MALQGPEELGEQVEEPEDLDDQDASSISPAEEITMPPGPGGDEEPEEALLLPWDRFATWLHCICVVGFDLELGQAVEVIYPHHSKLSEKEKTSICYLSFPDSNSGCLGDTQFCFRFRQGSNRKSSLACFLETTDRDAPPCLKREQGHYYGYVYFRQVRDKSLKRGYFQKSLVLISKLPYVTFFHSLLKIMAPEYFEKQEPCLEAACNDIDRWPSPHPGRILTLPIMGVVIKVRIPTSYDKPGTSQLVQSAQSDSQVSIVLPTIHEVDLFRCFCPVFFHIQMLWELVLLGEALVVMAPSPAESSDTVLALASCISPLRYCSDFRPYFTIHDSEFKEYTTRTQAPPSVILGVTNPFFAKTLQHWPHIIRIGDMKQAGEMAKQMKVKKLKNLKTLDSKPGVYTAYKPYLNKDEEIIKQLQKGVQQKRPSAAQNAILRRYFLELTQSFIIPLERYVASLMPLQKSISPWKSPPQLRPFIQQDFMKTLEKAGPQLTSRLKGDWIGLYRNFLKSPNFDGWFRNRRREMTQKLEALHLEALCEEDLQQRVQMHTEVETVDLVLKLKDKLTQAEKEQLPVRPGTVAKLRAHIEAVILALPDDLQGILHKPSTP from the exons ATGGCTCTGCAAGGCCCGGAGGAGCTGGGGGAGCAGGTCGAAGAGCCGGAGGATCTGGACGACCAGGACGCTAGTAGCATCTCCCCGGCCGAGGAGATAACCATGCCTCCCGGTCCCGGAGGCGACGAAGAGCCGGAGGAGGCTCTCCTGCTGCCCTGGGACCGCTTCGCCACCTGGCTGCACTGCATATGTGTGGTCGGCTTCGACCTGGAGCTTGGACAGGCGGTGGAG GTTATTTATCCGCATCACTCCAAACTGTCAGAGAAAGAG AAAACGAGCATCTGCTACCTTTCCTTCCCTGACTCCAACTCAG GTTGCCTTGGCGACACCCAGTTCTGCTTCCGCTTCCGTCAGGGTTCCAACAGGAAGTCGTCGCTCGCCTGCTTCCTGGAAACCACCGACCGGGACGCACCGCCCTGTCTGAAG agggAACAGGGCCATTACTATGGTTACGTGTACTTCCGTCAGGTGCGAGACAAATCCCTGAAGAGAGGATACTTCCAGAAG TCTCTGGTGCTGATCAGTAAGCTGCCCTACGTCACCTTCTTCCACTCCCTGCTGAAGATCATGGCTCCAGAATACTTTGAGAAACAGGAGCCCTGTCTGGAGGCTG CTTGTAATGACATAGACCGCTGGCCGTCGCCCCATCCTGGACGAATTCTCACGCTTCCAATTATGGGAGTGGTCatcaag GTTCGCATTCCAACCAGCTACGACAAACCAGGAACATCACAGCTGGTCCAGTCCGcccag agtGACAGTCAGGTGTCCATCGTGCTCCCAACCATCCATGAAGTCGACCTCTTCAG GTGTTTCTGCCCCGTCTTCTTCCACATCCAGATGCTGTGGGAGTTGGTGTTGCTAGGGGAAGCGCTTGTCGTCATGGCGCCGTCGCCAGCAGAGTCGTCGGATACCGTGCTAGCATTGGCCAG ctgcatcTCTCCTCTGCGTTACTGCAGTGACTTCCGGCCGTACTTCACCATCCACGACAGCGAGTTCAAGGAGTACACCACCAGGACGCAGGCGCC GCCGTCAGTCATTCTGGGAGTGACCAATCCCTTCTTTGCTAAAACCCTGCAGCACTGGCCGCACATCATCCGCATCGGAGACATGAAGCAAGCAG GAGAGATGGCCAAGCAGATGAAAGTCAAGAAACTGAAAAACCTCAAAACTCTGGACTCTAAACCCG gtgtgTACACTGCATATAAGCCGTATCTCAACAAAGATGAAGAAATCATCAAACAGCTTCAGAAG ggCGTTCAACAGAAGAGACCCTCTGCGGCCCAAAATGCAATTCTTCGACGCTACTTCTTAGAACTGACACAGAGCTTCATCATTCCACTG gagCGGTACGTCGCCAGTCTGATGCCTCTCCAGAAGTCCATCAGTCCCTGGAAGAGTCCTCCTCAACTGCGACCGTTCATCCAGCAGGACTTCATGAAGACGCTGGAGAAGGCTGGACCTCAGCTCACGTCCAGACTGAAAGGAGACTGGATAGGACTCTATAg GAATTTCCTCAAGTCTCCCAACTTTGATGGCTGGTTCCgcaacaggaggagagagatgaccCAGAAACTGGAGGCTCTGCACCTTGAGGCGctgtgtgaggag GATCTGCAGCAGAGAGTCCAGATGCACACGGAGGTGGAGACGGTTGATCTGGTTCTGAAGCTGAAAGATAAACTG ACTCAGGCGGAGAAGGAGCAGCTCCCGGTGCGTCCGGGCACTGTGGCCAAACTGAGGGCCCACATTGAGGCCGTCATCCTGGCTTTACCAGATGACCTGCAGGGCATCCTCCACAAGCCCTCCACACCGTGA